In one Caballeronia sp. M1242 genomic region, the following are encoded:
- a CDS encoding glycosyltransferase: MRIAFIVDKLPVPSETFVLRQMQGFAERGHEVFVLAAKYDDSAVDPTRGHVELRVFRQDVSMLRHSVSCAKLGALACIDDKRRKRLSVALRAAATGCRSAFIDIVSGGDTAGIDFDVVIAHFGPIGVRAMYLQEAGLLTGPIVTVFHGSDMSEQAVIERWLPHYRRLFRLSPLLLPISNLWRNRLIEWGAPESRTKVHHVGVETHRLTPQASNRPLHRPLKVLSVARFTEKKGLAYAIEGVRSCRHPVQLNLIGFGPLEDTLRRAASSSTNEINFLGKCPHERVFEELKSADVFLLPSVVASNGDMEGIPVSIMEAMATGVLVVATRHSGIPELVTHGVTGLLVEERSASGIAEALSAIVEGKVDVEAIRTNARRKVENEFNGQALDADLERLLVRTLGYATPANGQDREYHGDEVAVGCNRPPT, encoded by the coding sequence ATGCGAATTGCATTCATCGTCGACAAGTTGCCGGTTCCTTCCGAAACGTTCGTTCTCCGTCAGATGCAGGGCTTCGCCGAGCGCGGTCACGAGGTGTTCGTGCTGGCGGCGAAGTACGACGACTCCGCGGTGGATCCCACGCGCGGCCATGTGGAGTTGCGTGTATTTCGACAAGACGTCAGCATGCTGCGTCACTCGGTGTCGTGCGCGAAACTCGGCGCGCTAGCTTGCATCGACGACAAGCGGCGCAAGCGGCTGTCCGTCGCCCTGCGCGCGGCGGCGACCGGATGTCGTTCGGCGTTCATCGATATCGTTTCGGGCGGCGACACGGCGGGCATCGACTTCGACGTGGTGATCGCGCACTTCGGGCCGATCGGCGTGCGCGCGATGTATTTGCAGGAAGCCGGGCTGTTGACCGGGCCCATCGTCACCGTCTTTCATGGTTCGGACATGAGCGAACAGGCCGTGATCGAACGATGGCTGCCGCATTATCGACGCCTCTTTCGCCTGAGCCCGCTGCTGCTGCCGATCAGTAATCTGTGGCGGAACCGGCTCATCGAATGGGGCGCGCCCGAATCGAGAACCAAGGTTCACCATGTGGGCGTGGAAACGCACCGGCTGACGCCACAGGCGAGCAACCGGCCTTTGCATCGCCCGCTGAAGGTGCTGAGCGTGGCCCGATTCACCGAGAAGAAGGGACTCGCGTACGCGATCGAAGGCGTGCGCAGTTGCCGGCATCCGGTGCAGCTGAATCTCATCGGCTTCGGGCCGCTCGAAGACACGCTGCGCCGCGCGGCGTCGTCCAGTACGAACGAGATCAACTTTCTCGGCAAGTGCCCGCACGAGCGCGTGTTCGAAGAGCTGAAGAGCGCCGACGTGTTCCTGCTGCCCTCGGTCGTGGCGAGCAACGGCGATATGGAAGGCATTCCGGTCTCGATCATGGAAGCGATGGCAACCGGCGTGCTGGTCGTCGCGACGCGGCATAGCGGCATACCGGAACTCGTGACGCACGGCGTGACCGGCCTGCTCGTGGAGGAGCGCTCCGCAAGCGGCATTGCCGAGGCGCTTTCCGCAATCGTCGAAGGGAAAGTCGATGTGGAGGCGATCCGCACGAACGCCCGTCGCAAAGTGGAGAACGAGTTCAACGGCCAAGCGCTCGATGCGGATCTGGAAAGACTGCTTGTCCGGACGCTCGGATACGCGACTCCCGCCAATGGACAAGACCGCGAATATCACGGCGACGAGGTGGCGGTTGGTTGCAACCGTCCGCCCACCTAG
- a CDS encoding ATP-grasp fold amidoligase family protein → MTARQMLIHGLKYCLPDKVLLSLYHRRRIGRFPNLRHPATFNEKVLQRCLAPDPRYADLSDKLKVRAYVADKIGDKYLIPLIAAPSSFTRRDFDALPSAFVMKANHGCGFVKLVRDKRETSFETLNELAQRWLSTNFFTVARERHYQAIERRILFERLLLGPDNKVPPDIKIHVFNRNADNPQIFILVISDRFEGHPRGDIYDAHWNRLDIKMGHYARSDKPAPRPDNLDEILWVARTLASDFDFVRVDLYNVENHIYFGELTFTPGAGLFPLTPDSVDYEWGSLM, encoded by the coding sequence ATGACCGCCAGACAAATGCTCATCCACGGTCTCAAGTATTGCTTGCCCGACAAGGTGTTGTTGAGCCTCTATCATCGTCGCAGGATCGGCCGGTTTCCGAATCTGCGCCATCCGGCCACGTTCAACGAGAAGGTTCTGCAGCGGTGCCTCGCGCCGGACCCGCGCTATGCCGATCTTTCCGACAAGCTGAAGGTTCGCGCCTATGTGGCGGACAAGATCGGCGACAAGTATCTGATTCCGTTGATCGCTGCGCCGTCCTCCTTCACGCGGCGCGACTTCGACGCGCTTCCTTCCGCCTTCGTAATGAAAGCGAATCACGGTTGCGGGTTCGTGAAGCTCGTCCGCGACAAGCGCGAGACTTCGTTCGAGACGTTGAACGAGCTGGCGCAGCGCTGGTTATCGACGAACTTCTTCACGGTGGCGAGGGAGCGGCATTATCAGGCTATCGAACGACGCATCCTGTTCGAGAGGCTCCTTCTGGGCCCGGACAACAAGGTGCCGCCCGATATCAAGATCCATGTCTTCAACAGAAACGCCGACAATCCGCAGATTTTCATTCTCGTCATTTCGGATCGCTTCGAGGGGCATCCACGCGGGGATATCTACGACGCGCATTGGAACCGGCTCGACATCAAGATGGGGCATTACGCGCGCAGCGACAAACCCGCTCCGCGTCCAGACAACCTCGACGAAATACTATGGGTAGCGCGCACCTTGGCGAGCGATTTCGACTTCGTGCGCGTGGACCTCTATAACGTCGAGAATCATATTTATTTCGGTGAACTGACGTTCACGCCGGGCGCGGGTCTTTTCCCCTTGACGCCCGATAGCGTCGATTACGAGTGGGGCAGCCTGATGTAA
- the bcsD gene encoding cellulose biosynthesis protein BcsD, giving the protein MAAIFDYLLDSQISRQWRGMLAALADEFEAQIGHGELRELMHRVGSRFAKAHALPPCDSTSALADALNALWRDTDWGFVELSDERDHLSIVHYCAPLPAFGESALAWTPAFLEGAYQQWLAGLGAQGLAVRQASEFGGDAAIEFRLARAAA; this is encoded by the coding sequence ATGGCCGCTATCTTCGATTATCTGTTGGACAGTCAAATATCCCGGCAATGGCGCGGCATGCTGGCCGCGCTCGCGGATGAGTTCGAGGCGCAAATCGGACATGGCGAGCTGCGCGAGCTGATGCATCGCGTGGGCAGCCGTTTTGCGAAGGCGCATGCGCTGCCGCCCTGCGATTCGACCTCCGCGCTCGCCGACGCGCTCAACGCGCTGTGGCGAGACACCGACTGGGGCTTCGTCGAACTGTCCGACGAGCGCGACCACCTGAGCATCGTGCATTACTGCGCGCCATTGCCGGCTTTCGGCGAGAGCGCCCTCGCGTGGACGCCGGCGTTTCTCGAAGGCGCGTATCAGCAGTGGCTCGCCGGCCTGGGCGCGCAAGGGCTCGCTGTCCGACAGGCAAGCGAATTCGGCGGCGACGCCGCCATCGAGTTCAGGCTCGCGCGCGCCGCAGCCTGA
- the bcsP gene encoding cellulose biosynthesis protein BcsP, translating to MSTSRDIQKLFDHFGGNAGDYQEIGRENEAQSARTRWPLLATLDFAQPAIPDIAPRREAPMPSSEPSDAQPTGMPINRGKRQLFMRAHRRAIPPVNPPAAELLSASRFSAMGDSASQETETIPHSPVAAAPAAASVSPVANAAAAPKPEPARRAPAQVPESATSAPAPQSILGKLFKPQAQPATTAPADSLNVLFERLRHAGRPESEPTNTRAGRLPRL from the coding sequence ATGAGTACTTCGCGCGATATCCAGAAGCTGTTCGATCATTTCGGCGGCAATGCAGGCGATTACCAGGAAATTGGCCGGGAGAACGAGGCGCAGTCGGCGCGCACCCGCTGGCCGTTGCTCGCGACGCTCGACTTCGCGCAGCCCGCCATCCCCGACATCGCGCCGCGTCGCGAGGCGCCGATGCCTTCGAGCGAGCCGTCCGACGCGCAACCCACGGGCATGCCGATCAATCGCGGCAAGCGCCAGCTCTTCATGCGCGCGCATCGCCGCGCGATTCCGCCGGTCAATCCGCCCGCCGCAGAATTGCTGAGCGCGTCGCGCTTTTCGGCGATGGGCGATTCGGCGTCGCAAGAGACCGAAACGATTCCGCATTCGCCCGTTGCCGCCGCTCCCGCCGCTGCATCGGTTTCGCCGGTCGCCAACGCGGCCGCAGCGCCGAAGCCGGAACCGGCGCGCCGCGCCCCCGCACAAGTGCCTGAAAGCGCCACGAGCGCGCCTGCGCCCCAGTCCATCCTCGGCAAGCTCTTCAAGCCGCAAGCGCAGCCGGCGACGACCGCACCCGCGGATTCACTCAACGTCCTGTTCGAACGTCTGCGGCACGCCGGCCGCCCGGAGAGCGAACCCACGAATACGCGCGCCGGCCGCCTTCCCCGCTTATGA
- the bcsQ gene encoding cellulose biosynthesis protein BcsQ, with protein sequence MRVITVVSAKGGVGKTTLAANLASVLAARNRRVIVLDLDPQNALRLHFGIPLDSIDGISRATLSREPWQSVMFDGVDGVTVLPYGAVTEDDRRRFEALVDSDPSWLARSLDALALDANDIVIVDTPPGSSVYTRTALTAANFALNVVLADAASYAAIPGMERMVDAYAAPRQDFAGQGYVVNQVDQSRQLSKDVLKVLRNMLGAKLFPGVIHQDEGVSEALACDTTLIHYDPLAQAAADLRACGDWLLAAIDAMAASSRKLA encoded by the coding sequence ATGAGAGTCATCACGGTAGTTTCCGCGAAAGGCGGCGTCGGCAAGACGACGCTCGCCGCCAATCTGGCCTCGGTGCTGGCCGCGCGCAACCGCCGCGTGATCGTGCTCGATCTCGATCCGCAGAACGCGCTGCGCCTGCATTTCGGCATTCCGCTCGACAGCATCGACGGCATCTCGCGCGCGACGCTGAGCCGCGAGCCGTGGCAGTCGGTGATGTTCGACGGCGTCGATGGCGTCACCGTGCTGCCCTACGGCGCCGTGACCGAGGACGACCGCCGCCGCTTCGAGGCGCTCGTCGACAGCGATCCGTCGTGGCTCGCGCGCTCGCTCGACGCGCTCGCGCTGGATGCGAACGACATCGTGATCGTCGACACGCCGCCGGGCTCGTCCGTCTACACGCGCACCGCGCTGACGGCCGCGAACTTCGCGCTGAACGTGGTATTGGCCGACGCCGCCTCTTACGCCGCGATTCCCGGCATGGAGCGCATGGTCGATGCCTACGCCGCGCCGCGACAGGACTTCGCGGGCCAGGGCTACGTCGTCAATCAGGTCGATCAGTCGCGCCAGTTGAGCAAGGACGTGCTCAAGGTGCTGCGCAACATGCTAGGCGCGAAGCTGTTCCCGGGCGTGATCCATCAGGACGAAGGCGTCTCCGAAGCGCTCGCGTGCGACACTACGCTCATTCACTACGATCCGCTCGCGCAAGCCGCCGCCGATCTGCGCGCGTGCGGCGACTGGCTGCTCGCCGCCATCGATGCGATGGCCGCTTCGTCGAGGAAGCTCGCATGA
- the bcsA gene encoding UDP-forming cellulose synthase catalytic subunit: protein MAARRHRCDGRFVEEARMSSAKIPSPETEVSVATSRLERFVDASIWGSRIVVVLLTMFAAFALYFVVTVPLAFGQQLAFASICFVCALGFRRLQGQYATLVMIMLSIVASGRYMFWRLTETTYWERPLDAAWGLLLVAAEVYAALVLLLGYFQTAWPLKRKPLPLPADRSQWPTVDVFIPTYNEPLSVVKPTIYAALALDYPTDKLAIHVLDDGRRPEFKTFCEEVGVNWTIRTHNRHAKAGNINEALKVTTGEYLAIFDCDHIPTRSFLQVCLGWFLRDKLLSMLQTPHHFFSPDPFERNLGTFRKVPNEGELFYGLVQDGNDLWNATFFCGSCAVLRRTMVEEIGGIAVETVTEDAHTALKLHRLGYTTAYLAIPQAAGLATESLSSHIGQRIRWARGMTQIFRIDNPLTGKGLKIGQRLCYLNGMLHFFYGVPRLVFLTAPLSYLFFGAHVIEAAASTIAIFALPHMMHASITNSRMQRSFRHSFWAEVYESVLASYITAPTLLAVINPKLGKFNVTAKGGQIAKDYFDWTISRPYLFLLLLNLLGFVAGIVHIGMNWHVRSEVNTTLLNLCWTVYNMLILGASVAAASERKQVRATHRVSMKMPVMLKFSTGRTLACETIDYSEGGVGVALPGKIAVPMHERVTVSLFRGDEEYAFPATVGYTEPGRVGLRFSELTREQEYDFVKTTFARADAWTGWSEGRRPDTPLRGLSHVLLVGTRGIAGLFEHLYSDLRTWMNKRPVDVNKLKTKDR, encoded by the coding sequence CTGGCTGCTCGCCGCCATCGATGCGATGGCCGCTTCGTCGAGGAAGCTCGCATGAGTTCGGCCAAGATCCCGTCGCCCGAGACGGAGGTCAGCGTCGCGACCTCACGCCTCGAACGTTTCGTCGATGCAAGCATCTGGGGCAGCCGCATCGTCGTCGTTCTCCTCACGATGTTCGCCGCGTTCGCGCTGTACTTCGTCGTCACGGTGCCGCTCGCGTTCGGCCAGCAGCTTGCGTTCGCGAGCATCTGCTTCGTCTGCGCGCTCGGATTCCGGCGTCTGCAAGGACAATACGCGACGCTCGTGATGATCATGCTGTCCATCGTCGCGTCGGGCCGCTACATGTTCTGGCGGCTCACCGAAACCACATACTGGGAACGCCCGCTCGACGCCGCGTGGGGCCTTTTGCTCGTCGCGGCCGAAGTCTACGCGGCGCTCGTGCTGCTGCTCGGCTACTTCCAGACCGCGTGGCCGCTCAAGCGCAAGCCGCTGCCGCTGCCCGCTGACCGCAGCCAGTGGCCGACCGTCGACGTCTTCATTCCGACCTACAACGAGCCGCTCTCGGTCGTGAAGCCGACCATCTACGCCGCGCTCGCGCTCGACTATCCGACCGACAAGCTCGCCATTCACGTGCTAGACGACGGCCGCCGTCCCGAATTCAAGACGTTCTGCGAGGAAGTCGGCGTCAACTGGACGATCCGCACGCATAACCGCCACGCGAAGGCGGGCAACATTAACGAGGCGCTGAAGGTCACGACGGGCGAATACCTCGCGATCTTCGACTGCGATCACATTCCGACGCGCTCGTTCCTGCAGGTCTGCCTCGGCTGGTTCCTGCGCGACAAGCTGCTTTCGATGCTGCAGACGCCGCACCATTTCTTTTCGCCCGATCCGTTCGAGCGCAATCTCGGCACGTTCCGCAAGGTGCCGAACGAAGGCGAACTGTTCTACGGCCTCGTGCAGGACGGCAACGACCTTTGGAACGCGACGTTCTTCTGCGGCTCGTGCGCGGTGTTGCGCCGCACGATGGTCGAAGAGATCGGCGGCATCGCGGTCGAAACCGTCACGGAAGACGCGCATACGGCGCTCAAGCTGCATCGGCTCGGCTATACGACCGCGTATCTCGCGATTCCGCAGGCGGCGGGTCTCGCGACCGAAAGCCTGTCGAGCCATATCGGGCAGCGCATTCGCTGGGCGCGCGGCATGACGCAGATTTTCCGCATCGACAATCCGCTCACCGGCAAGGGACTGAAGATCGGCCAGCGGCTTTGTTATCTCAACGGCATGCTGCACTTCTTCTATGGCGTGCCGCGTCTCGTGTTTCTCACCGCGCCGCTCTCGTATCTCTTCTTCGGCGCGCACGTGATCGAAGCGGCGGCGAGCACCATCGCCATCTTCGCGCTGCCGCACATGATGCACGCGAGCATCACCAATTCGCGCATGCAGCGCAGCTTCCGCCATTCGTTCTGGGCCGAAGTGTACGAGTCGGTGCTCGCGTCGTACATCACCGCGCCGACGCTGCTCGCGGTCATCAACCCGAAGCTCGGTAAGTTCAACGTGACGGCCAAAGGCGGCCAGATCGCGAAGGACTACTTCGACTGGACCATCTCGCGGCCGTATCTGTTCCTGCTGCTCTTGAACCTGCTCGGCTTCGTCGCGGGCATCGTGCATATCGGCATGAACTGGCACGTGCGCAGCGAAGTGAACACGACGCTGCTCAACCTGTGCTGGACGGTCTACAACATGCTGATTCTCGGCGCGTCGGTGGCGGCGGCGAGCGAGCGCAAGCAGGTGCGCGCGACGCATCGCGTGTCGATGAAGATGCCCGTCATGCTCAAGTTCTCGACCGGGCGCACGCTCGCCTGCGAGACCATCGACTATTCGGAAGGCGGCGTGGGCGTCGCGCTGCCGGGCAAGATCGCCGTGCCGATGCACGAGCGCGTCACCGTCTCGCTCTTTCGCGGCGACGAGGAATACGCGTTCCCCGCGACCGTCGGCTATACCGAGCCGGGCCGCGTCGGCCTGCGCTTCTCCGAGCTCACGCGCGAGCAGGAATACGACTTCGTGAAGACGACGTTCGCGCGCGCCGATGCCTGGACCGGCTGGTCCGAAGGACGCCGCCCGGATACGCCGCTGCGCGGGCTGTCGCACGTGCTGCTGGTCGGCACGCGCGGCATCGCGGGATTGTTCGAGCATTTGTACAGTGACCTTCGTACCTGGATGAACAAGCGCCCGGTCGATGTGAACAAGCTGAAAACCAAAGACCGATAA